TTAATCAATTTTGACGCGGGTAATGAAATCCTAACTTTTATGGACGGATACTCAGGATATAACCAGATTTTCATTGCAGAGGATGATGCGTCCTAAACTGCTTTTTGATGCCCTGGAGCATTCGGGACATATGAATGGGTGGTTATGCCATTCGATCTAAAGAATGCCGGTGTGACATATCAACGTGCCATGAATACTATTTTCCATGTGTTTATTGGAAAATCTATGGAGGTTTATATCGATGATGTCATGGTTAAGTCAAGTTCTATAAATCAATATTTCGATTATTTGAGGCAGGCATTTAAAACAATGTAGAAAAAAGGATTAAAGATGAATCTTTTGAAATGTGCATTTGATGTGTCTGCAGGAAACTTTTTAGGGTTGTAGTTCACAAGAAGGGGATTGCTATTGATAAAAACAAGGCTAATGCAATCCTAGAGTTACCTCTTCCTAAGTCGAAAAAGGAAGTGCAATCTTTTCTTGGAAAGGTTAATTATCTTAGAAGGTTTATATCAAACCTTTCAAGTCAAACACGAACTTTTTGCACCTCTAGTAAAACTTAAAGATGAAACACAATTTATATGGACAGAGGAGCACCAGGAGGCTTTCGAGTCGATTAAATCTTATTTGTCCAACGTGCTAGTAATGGCGACTGTTCGTCCTTGTAAgcctttgaaattatatattgcaGCATCAATGAATACTATTGGATGTATGTTGGCTCAGGATGATGAAGAAGGATATAAACGAGCTATTTATTACCTTAGTAGGGTGTTTAACTGATATCGAAATAAGATATTCACCCATTGAAAAATTGTGTTTATCTCTGTATTATGCTTGCACGAAATTAAAGTGCTATATGGTTGCAAAAACCGTGAATGTGATTGCACAAATTGACTTAGTTAAATACATGTTATCATATCCTATGCTAAGAGGCCGATTAGGGAAATTGATGTTGACTTTGACAGAAGTTGATTTATAATATATTCCGGCTAGGGCTGTAAAAGGCCAGGTCATTGTGGATTTTCTAGTGCAACATTCGAATAATCCCAATGACCAAGGGGCAAATATGATCGATATGCTATTTTATTGTTGGAAGTTATATTTCGATGGCTCGAAGCATAAGGAAGatattagaataggaattttaatTATCTCACCGGAAGGTATTCCATAAGAGTTTTTCTTCGAATTGAAATATCCTTGTTCGAATAACATGGCTGAATATGAGGCTTTAGTTTTGGGTCTCGAAATTTTGGTTGGTAAAGGGGCTTTAGATATTCAAATATTTGGAGATTCCCAATTGGTTTTAAAGCAGTTATCAAAAGAATTTAAATGCAATAATGAGAATTTACAAACGTATGTATCGATAGCATGGGAGTTGCTCGCATGTTTTTGGAGAGTATCATTGGTTCATATTCCAAGGATTCATAATTAAATCACTAATGAGTTGACCCAAATTGCATCAAGATACAAAGTATTCTCTGAAATGCTAGAAAAGTTGGCAAGGGTTTGTCAAATTTTGGTGCCCATTGATGAAAGAGAGGCTTTGACCTTAGATAAatgggatgatgatgatgattggagAAAGTTGATTgctgaatttttaaaatatcctAGTATTCGATTTGATAGGAAAGTAAAGTTAAAAGTAATGAATTTTGTATTAATGGCTGATGAGTTGTATAGGAAAGGCATTAATGGAAGTTTTTCTAGATATTTAAGTCAATCAGATAAAGATATCGCTTTGGGAGAGGTTCATAGAGGTATATGTGGTGCCCATCAGGTTGGAATAAAAATGAAGTGGGTACTTCGAAGAAATCATGTTTATTGGCCGTCTATGATTAAAGACTGCATCGATTATGCGAGAGCATGTCAAGAATGTCAACGACATGGAGTGATACAACAGATCCCAACTTCTGAATTACATTCGATTATTAAGCCATGGCCTTTCTGAGGTTGGGATTTGGATCTGATTGGAGTAATGTGGCAATTGATTATTTCACGAAGTGGATTGAAGCTGTTCCTTTAGTGGAGGATAGGCAAAATGAAATTATGGACTTCATCGAGGAGTATATAATTCATCGATTTGGGATTCCCCAAATTCTAAGCACTGATCAGGGAACTATGTTTACTGGTCAACGTATTAATAATTTTGTAGCTTTGAGAAATATTAATACGGTTACTTCAACTCCATATTATGCACAAGCTAATGGACAAGTCGAGGCAGCAAACAAAATATTGATCAATTTAATTAAGAAGCAAATTGGTCGTAAACCTCGAACTTGACATGAAACATTGAGTTAGGTATGGTGGACTTATTGAAATTCACCAAGAGGATCAACAGGTACTTCTCCTTATAAGTTAGTATATGGTCATGACGCAATTTTGCCAGTAGAAATTAATCTTAGTACGATAAGGATATTGAGGCAAGATGATTTGCCAATCGAAGATTATTGGAACGCAATGTATGATGAACTGAATGATTTAGTCAAGAACGTATTCTAGCACTTGAGAATATGGTTCGTCAGAGGGATAACATTGCTCGAAATTATAATCGTCGAATGAAAGAGAAGTCTTTTAGTATGGGAGATCTGgtgttaaaatttatatttccaattgaaaagaaatcaaaatttcTTGGCAAATGGTCCCGTAATTGGGAAGGACATTTTCAAGTGATTGATGGAAGGAAAGGTGCTAAAAGTTCTTGAAGTTCAGAATAGAGTTGAACCCTTTCACTATCCAAGGCAGAGTATGCCTCGACTTGTTcatgatacgtgcttcaaatgttcgtgatatgaagagttcaagcataatttagaagatattagtttacatttttagaatgttttaatttagtttgatatattttgattttgtttatttaattattagattgggCCTTATGCTTATGGGCTTtaggttttctttgttttaactaataagaggttataaatatctccttagctattgtagtcaTAATAcagaatgatttagaggtttgaAAACCCACCCTTTTTTTTGTTTCGTGAtaaaccatggtgtggacaattaaGGTTGTGGAGTTCCTCTCTTGTTGAATCGGGGAATTGAGTAGAATGTTGAGGAGTCCATTCGATTCAATTCccaaactatggcgttgacaaTTTAGGTTGAAGAGTCCCTTTCTTGCTGCGTCAAGAAATTggatagaaagtagagtgattctctttctattcaatttcaacctatcttttttgtttttatttcaattgcaatttatcttttctattcaatttcaattcttgtcttgtttatccttttatttctttataattGATACCcaatgataaagaaataaaaaataaactagaaGATAAAgattcaaactgaataaaaaagATACATCAAAATTGAATAGAAACAAAAAGGTTAGACTGAAATTGAATagaaagagaatcactctactttctatctAATTTCTTGACGTAACAAGAAAGGGACtcttcaacctaacttgtcaacgccatagtttggGAATTGAATCGAAGAGACTCCTCAATGTTCTACTCAATTTtccgatgcaacaagagaggaactcctcaacctcaattgtccacaccatggtttcatcacgaaaccaaaaaaggGATGTTCAAACCTCTAAATCATTATGCATtacgactacaatagctaaggaggtatttataacctcttattattTAAAACAGAGAAAATCTAAAGCCCATAAgcataaggcccaatctagtaattaaataaacaaaattaaaatatatcaaattaaattaaaacattctaaaaatataaactaatatcttctaaataacgcttgaactcttcatatcacgaacatttgaagcacgtatcaaaAAAGGTGTTTTACCGTTTCATATGAGGAagttcaaaatttgaaattgagtAACTTTCTAGAAAAGGCCAAGTAGTGGAGAGAGAAATTAAGAATAGTAGAAAACGTGTCGGATGGGTACGAGTAAATGAAGGGAAGTGAATTTCATTTATGATTGATTAATGCTTTATGATGATATAATAAAAGCATGTTAGGATTAAGCGTTATTATTCTAAGATGATATCGGAAATAACACATTAATCCTATGAGGCAATTTGTTAGTCGAAAATAATTTGTTTCGAAAAAGGGAGCATTCGAAGAGTCAATAAGCGTATGTCTTCGAAGAAAAGTCAACATCGAAAGAGAGCCCTTTGGGCAAAGAAGATCGAGCAAGACTTTGTAATGACCAGTCAACAAGCTGATCAATGGGCTGAATCGAAGGTTCCAAGGTTTGAGGGTTGCATTTGAATGTTGCCTTTTGTCCAGCAAAAGAAGCGGAAACAGTTACCTTTGAATTAATGAACGTGAGAGTTACACTTTAGAAATTACTCATGCACACTCACATCCTAGCAAATTTCTAAGTCTGCTCTGAGTTAATTTTCTGTAGGATTCCTTCCACttatttttacttttcatttacattttttgcaaactttactttccttacaaatttatctttcaagaaatatttattttccttgttcaattttatgtttcagtactttaattttagttttaaaagtccTTTAATCTAAACGAAGGaattttattgctttatttaatttcaatgcaaATCATTTTAAATTCAGTCAATTTATTGTCAAagtcttattttttgttttcatattTTCATAAGTTTTTGTCCGATCGAAAGGTCTTTGATGCACTTTGAAAAATTGGTACTcccaaagaggagtaggtttcgctcccagaccattagATATCAAACCActttcgatttgctaaaaattgacaaaataataactaagaattgtcagatgaaaatttagtcaaatcaattaaaTCATTTAACTGCTCTCAGCTATCAAGttcacatgaagtcgactgcaGCTGAATTTTCACCTTATTTCAATCAATCGATCAACTTGCATGTATCATTGTAAAATAGCACTAAAATGTAATTTGATTGACCCTTGAAGTCAAAATGAAGTTGATATCATTTGCTATTTTCATCGCATCAAATGAGATGCCTTCTAATCCTCTTTTTGAAAATCCAGCACTGTAAATTCCATGTTCTCCTTTCCAATGATTTGGGTAACTTGGTTTTGGCATTCCGTTCTCATTGAATAGATTCCTGTAATCCTGCCAAAAATGTAACACAATTAATTAcacaaatatatttattaaatacatTAATCCAAACAATAATGTtagaaagacaaaaaataaagtcaaaatttatttttaataaatattaaataagataaattctaattgattttattttggtaatttaaaattgaatttgagACTACTATACCGACTATCCATTGAATAGATTTGTTTCTTTAAGAAATACTATATTTTTTccgaaataaaaatacaaatatacgCACCTTAAGCCACTTCAGCACATTGGTTTTGTATCCAGTAGCAAAGATGATTACATCAAAATGAGCATGTTGTCCATCAACAAATTTAACGATCTTGCCTTCTTTGATACTTGAAATACCAGGATAAACCTAAATTTAATTTAAGACAAGGATAACTAATATTGTTAATTAGCaaatcaatttataaattataattaattaattaaaagtataaaaaattaacttttacttAAACAACATTAACTGACTTTAATGTTTAGATTGTAACTTAATATTTaagattaaatatttataatttgaaatctaaaattttagataaataaaataattttaaaaaattaactgatGTTAAAAAGTTGATTATCTAGCATTAAACaagtatatatgtatttattaccTTCACTTTTCCCTTCTTAATTTTTTCTACACAACCAACATCAATGGTAGGAGTAGTACCACCTTTTATTTTGAGTGCAAAAGGTCCCTCCTTTGGCCTCGTCAAACCATACTTAAACATATTCCCATACTTCAATTTGCTCATAAGAATCATCATCTTGTCCACTTTTTCCACCATAAAGTGTTTCAGCATCAACATACCCGCATACACCATTTCTTTAGTAAAATAATGCACCTGAATGAATAGCATACActcattattaaattttattggttATTTTGAACTATATAAGATTCATATATTAGAACAGATGCAATGCATGCTTTTTGATTGCAAGCACAAGAATTTACATAATTAAGTAGCTCAtgtatattttgatttgatttattaaCACTCTAATTTGCAAGAATTATAAAACTATCTTTTTTAGAGAACTAGacatataaatagttatatatctATCGACAGAAAATCAATTTACCTGACTTCTGACGACAATAGAGGTATATGCACCCCAAATTGAAAGATCATAAGCAATTTCCATACCAGAATTGCCACATCCAACAACCAAAACATTCTTCTTGTACATTTCTCTTCCATTCAAATACTTGCTACAATGCATGGACTCTCCTTGATAGCTCTCAAGCCCTTTAATGTTTGGGATGTACTCTTCACTATTTTCTCCGCTCGCAACCACCAGAAACTCTGCTTCATAGATCTCACTGGCACCGGAAGAGTTGTTGGTAACAAGGAGCCTCCACTTTCCACTGCTTTGGTCAATGAAAGCAGAGTCAACAGAGCAGTTGTAGTTGATGGCAATACTGAAATGCGCGATGTAAGAGTCAATGTAGCGCAAGAAATCAATTCTAGGGACAAATTTGGGAAAGTCAGAAGGAAAAGGATAATGTGGAAGGCTACAAAATTCTTTTCCTAAGTGTAGTTTCAAACGATCATAGGCTCTTTTTCTCCAAAGAGAAGCAGGACAATCATCTCTTTCAAGAACAATGTTAGAGATTCTGAGTTTGTTGAGGCACCCTGCGGTTGCTATTCCAGCAGGTCCTGCACCTACAATCACAACTGGTACTTCAATAATCtgcatgcttgattgttatagttaataattaatttactcttggtgtttttatagttttataaaGTTCTATTATTATTGAAAACATCCATGAGTTATGATGatcttttttatagttttttgtctgtttttttgtaattaattatggggCAATGCGTATATTTTGGAAGCAGTGTAACTGGTTATTGGTTAGTCAAgtaatttttggaaaaaatttatttttattatctaaaattaaaaatcagttataaaattgaaattaaaatataaaatatatatttaaaatatatgaaACATTATATATaggtaatatatataatattttttaatttttatacataaCATTCTATActataaaagtaatatataatttatgaagATGATTTAGTTAATATGTGTTTTAAGGTTATACATTTtaaagttattattaataaaaaattaattttttaactttaaaaaatgTTACACAAATATGTTAAaagcttaaattttattttttcataaaaaaattaattaataatttaatatatatttttagacttaaaccttaaaaaaatacttaaccatGCAACATTTCTATCCCAAACACCTAGCTATTTGTTTATCCCCTCTCAAATACCTTTTTTCCGTCCCCTCCTTGATGCCTACTAAAGGAAGGGaaagcattgatttttttttttaattagaagtGAGATTCGAATTCGAGATTTTTAAGTGAAAATgaagagattatgtcatttgagctataactcgttGGCAGCATTGATTGTTCCTTAGACTAAAGAGGAgtgataattaatattaaatttgagaATGTCAATATCATTTTTTAATGTATGTATATTTAAgggataagtattattttggtccctaatgtttagggtcagaatcgaaaccgttcccaacgtaatttttaatttagaatcgtccttaacgttttatttcgtattaaaatcgtccttttaacaTTTTACGGAAGAAAAtaccctccaccaccaccaccactgatgagcagatattttatacgctttttgggggtaatttcatgtagattttagcatgttttaattagtttttagtaaaatattattagttcttaggcaaaaatcatatttctggactttactatgagtttgtgtgtttttctatgatttcaggtattttctggctgaaattgagggagctgagcaaaaatctgagttaggctgaaaaaggactgctgatgctgttggatcctgacctccctgcactcgaaatggattttctggagctacaagagtccaattggcgcgctctcaacggcgttggaaagtagacatccagggctttccagcaatatataatagtccatactttgcgtgaagatagatgacgtaaaccggcgttcaacgccagtatcatgctgctatctggcgtccagcgccagaaacaggttacaagttggagttcaacgccagaaacaggttacaacctggtgttgaacgcccaaaacagccccaggcacgtgagaagcttaagtctcagccccagcacacaccaagtgggccccagaagtggatttctgcaccatctatcatagtttactcattttttgtaaacctaggttactagtttactatttaaacaacttttagagattaacTCTGTATCTCATGACGTCTATAGAACTGGATTTTATATTtcttggcagcatgagtctctaaactccattgttgggggtgaggagctctgcagcatctcaatgaattaatgcaattgtttctatttcattcaaacgtgtgtatgttcctatctaagatgttcattcgcgcttaattgtgaaggaggtgatgatccgtgacactcatcaccttcctcaatccatgaacgtgtgcctgacaaacacctccgttctacatcagattgaatgagcatctcttagcttccttaatcagaatcttcgtggtataagctagaactgatggcggccattcttgaggatccggaaagtctaaaccttgtctgtggtattccgagtaggattcaaggattgaatggctgtgacgagcttcaaactcgcgattgctgggcgtgatgacaaacgcaaaaggatcaatggatcctattccaacatgatcgagaaccaacagctgattagtcgtgctgtgacagagcatctggaccgttttcactgagaggatgggaagtagccactgacaatggtgacaccctacatacaacttgccatggatggaactttacaaacaattgagttgaatattacattgcagaaattcagaggacaaagcatctccaaaactccaacatattctccattaataaagtaacaattccttattccaaatactttgacttcttacaattaaatccaaataaccttattggtatcctgactaagattaataaaataaacatagcttgcttcaaaccaataatctccgtgggatcgacccttactcgcgtaaggtattacttggacgacctagtgcacttgctggttagttgtacggattgcaaattcgtgcaccaaccacCTCCCttgctccaccaccaccacctcccttaCTCCTATCAAATACTAATAATCACATTCAAGAATACCAACTATCcaaaaacaacaatatcaaattcaacaaccaaaTCAACACACATCAACAATGAAATCacaaaataacaaatcaaaattaGATTAGAAGTAGAACCAGAAGCAGACCCAAAAGcagaagaagtagaagtagaagctCAAGCAAAAGCTCAAGCAGAAGCAAAAAGGAGATGCCAAAACAAGAAGTAGAAGCCAAAGCAAGAAGCAGTGGCCGAAGCAAAAATAGAGGTCGAAGCAAGAAGTAGAAGCGGGGAGGTGCAGCGGCGAGGCGGGGAGGTGCAGCGGCGAGAACGCGGCAGTGCAAAAGTAGAAGCTCTCTCCCTGGCTCGCGACGACGACGGCGACGGCGGCTCCAAACGTCGCCAGCGCCGTCCCCCCTcacccccttccccttccccctccctcGCGTCCTTTCCCTTTCTCCCCTCCCCCTAgcgtcttttctttttttattttataatttttttattaggataGGGGTAATTCATATTGACtttttttaatttctagttcttcttcactattttaatttttttattcttctttattcAAATTTCCATGACACTCTTTCCCCCTCAATTCTCTTTCATTTATCTATATTCATTCATTAATATTCATTTTAAGCTAAACCGTTTGAAAGATTAAATATATCATAATGTGTCGTATCATCATATTTCACATCTAATTTTACCCATATATGATTATTGTTACGTGGGTAACCGAAATAGCTAGA
This region of Arachis hypogaea cultivar Tifrunner chromosome 8, arahy.Tifrunner.gnm2.J5K5, whole genome shotgun sequence genomic DNA includes:
- the LOC112704986 gene encoding probable indole-3-pyruvate monooxygenase YUCCA11 — encoded protein: MQIIEVPVVIVGAGPAGIATAGCLNKLRISNIVLERDDCPASLWRKRAYDRLKLHLGKEFCSLPHYPFPSDFPKFVPRIDFLRYIDSYIAHFSIAINYNCSVDSAFIDQSSGKWRLLVTNNSSGASEIYEAEFLVVASGENSEEYIPNIKGLESYQGESMHCSKYLNGREMYKKNVLVVGCGNSGMEIAYDLSIWGAYTSIVVRSQVHYFTKEMVYAGMLMLKHFMVEKVDKMMILMSKLKYGNMFKYGLTRPKEGPFALKIKGGTTPTIDVGCVEKIKKGKVKVYPGISSIKEGKIVKFVDGQHAHFDVIIFATGYKTNVLKWLKDYRNLFNENGMPKPSYPNHWKGEHGIYSAGFSKRGLEGISFDAMKIANDINFILTSRVTVSASFAGQKATFKCNPQTLEPSIQPIDQLVDWSLQSLARSSLPKGLSFDVDFSSKTYAY